The following are encoded in a window of Saccharothrix longispora genomic DNA:
- a CDS encoding helix-turn-helix domain-containing protein, giving the protein MDTDEKTTQTRLSTAHSRELGEELRRIRHAAGLSSSEIVASLGWSLGKLSKLETGSRSTSTWDIAILVGRCAADKTTRDRVMAIAHEPNTGTFTRSHRGSPDTLTALAVHERLACAVVAYEPLTVPALAQTESYAHALTGDRNLAAVRVARQDRLLRRHNRPHTTLYVHETALRLVIGNRIVMRDQLLHLTLLLGQPDVTVQVIPMTAPAHPALRHHATVLTFAAPLSPLAYSESGLATVFHDHPDAVEHYQRRMHELHARALPAAQSGKVIAHWANAYDKGIR; this is encoded by the coding sequence ATGGACACCGACGAGAAGACCACGCAGACGAGGCTGAGCACCGCCCACAGCCGCGAACTCGGCGAGGAACTACGCCGTATCCGCCATGCCGCCGGCCTGTCCTCCTCCGAGATCGTGGCAAGCCTGGGGTGGTCGCTGGGCAAGCTCAGCAAACTCGAAACCGGCAGCCGCAGCACCAGCACCTGGGACATCGCGATCCTGGTGGGCCGCTGCGCCGCCGACAAGACCACCCGCGACCGTGTCATGGCCATCGCCCACGAGCCCAACACCGGCACCTTCACCCGCTCCCACCGCGGCAGCCCCGACACGCTCACCGCCCTGGCCGTCCACGAACGCCTCGCCTGCGCCGTCGTCGCCTACGAACCGCTCACCGTTCCCGCTCTCGCCCAGACCGAGTCCTATGCCCACGCTCTGACCGGCGACCGAAATCTGGCTGCCGTCCGGGTCGCGCGGCAGGACCGCCTCCTCCGCCGCCACAACCGTCCGCACACCACGCTCTACGTCCACGAGACCGCCTTGCGCCTGGTCATCGGGAACCGGATCGTCATGCGCGACCAACTGCTCCACCTCACCCTGCTGCTCGGTCAGCCCGATGTCACCGTGCAGGTCATCCCCATGACCGCGCCAGCCCACCCCGCTCTGCGTCACCACGCCACGGTGCTCACCTTCGCCGCGCCCCTGTCTCCTCTGGCCTACAGCGAGAGCGGCCTCGCGACCGTCTTCCACGACCACCCCGACGCCGTCGAGCACTACCAGCGCCGGATGCATGAACTACACGCCCGTGCCCTGCCCGCCGCCCAGTCCGGGAAGGTCATCGCCCACTGGGCCAACGCCTACGACAAGGGAATCCGCTGA
- a CDS encoding SAM-dependent methyltransferase, giving the protein MNTTTHRILMVLAKTGGRGLTGPEIQQRTGINAGVGHLHLMRLVTVGLVTRTRRPRHPGAPRRCLYRVTDLGRAEGRQLELLPPLRARRALPTLRSLVDRHATPPGRGDDSSPPDAFGTRWPHPVLLRNHLLGGTLHRPIDKLEALRLRERDPAVDTRARTVEAHRGHVLRTLADHGLVEQVLDLSTGVPAHGVVCCAHVALEDDTSPIPVVYVVTDKHLAAATRAAIGDHPRVGLLVANPCDARTVWRAVTRLDEEHPRRLIHPGRPVVLDALTISDLVPDPRRLRAVLRAWRATVREDSLLLLAGSPDPALPDPLPIARRAGWQRLPGIVPLPSVIHAGMDHRTRISVLTTGRRRSSGRTA; this is encoded by the coding sequence GTGAACACGACGACGCACCGGATCCTGATGGTCCTGGCCAAGACCGGTGGACGCGGGCTGACCGGTCCGGAGATCCAGCAGCGCACCGGCATCAACGCCGGTGTCGGCCACCTTCACCTGATGCGACTGGTCACCGTAGGTCTCGTGACCCGCACACGGCGACCGCGGCACCCCGGCGCACCGCGCCGCTGCCTGTACCGGGTCACCGACCTGGGCCGGGCCGAAGGGCGTCAACTGGAACTACTGCCGCCCCTGCGGGCACGTCGAGCACTGCCGACACTGCGGTCCCTCGTCGACCGCCACGCGACCCCGCCCGGGCGCGGGGACGACAGCTCGCCTCCGGACGCGTTCGGCACCCGGTGGCCGCATCCGGTCCTGCTGCGCAACCACCTGCTCGGCGGCACCCTCCACCGCCCGATCGACAAGCTGGAAGCCCTGCGATTGCGCGAGCGGGACCCCGCCGTCGACACGCGGGCCCGCACCGTCGAAGCCCACCGCGGACACGTGCTGCGGACACTCGCTGACCACGGCCTGGTCGAGCAGGTCCTGGATCTGTCCACCGGCGTTCCCGCCCACGGTGTCGTGTGCTGCGCACACGTCGCCCTCGAAGACGACACCTCACCCATCCCGGTGGTCTACGTCGTCACCGACAAGCACCTGGCCGCCGCGACCCGGGCGGCGATAGGCGACCACCCACGCGTGGGGTTGTTGGTGGCCAACCCCTGCGACGCGCGCACGGTGTGGCGGGCCGTGACCCGCCTCGACGAGGAGCATCCCCGCCGCCTGATCCATCCAGGCCGCCCCGTCGTCCTCGACGCACTCACCATCAGCGACCTGGTACCCGACCCGCGGCGGCTACGTGCGGTGCTGCGCGCCTGGCGGGCCACCGTGCGGGAGGATTCGCTGCTGCTACTGGCCGGATCACCGGACCCGGCCCTGCCCGACCCCCTGCCGATCGCGCGACGTGCGGGTTGGCAACGGCTTCCCGGCATTGTCCCACTGCCATCGGTGATCCATGCGGGCATGGATCACCGCACCCGGATCTCGGTGCTCACCACCGGGCGACGCCGATCGTCGGGCAGAACGGCATGA
- a CDS encoding helix-turn-helix domain-containing protein — MSEAYDEIGRRLRQIRHAQRKSLAVIAGRAGISVSYLSRLESGARALDRRSLVVALADALEVAPSEITTLAPADHLEEDQSLGPVRLALLSVTMDEPDGEVVPVDLLTERAALALEAQRQCDYVSVGSKLPMLIRDLHTTLKTGRHDKKVLQLLTLTHVQGTQAWLGDIGANMDLAWQAAMLAKQAAERADDPLTHAVSAFGTAFGLMGAGAFDLASKALAVPNLGTASVEAAQATGMLTLASSLVAAARKDHSERMAAIEHAADLAKYTGEGNALWFGFGPSNVGVWRMSIALEAGDYAEAARIATIVDPNALPSPTRKSAYWREYGRALARLPRRQDDAVMALRRAERISPARIHRHPFMRSVLAELLTKAKRDAVSRELRGMAYRAGLPV; from the coding sequence ATGAGCGAAGCATATGACGAGATCGGCCGCAGGCTACGGCAGATTCGCCATGCTCAACGGAAGTCGCTAGCTGTCATCGCCGGTCGAGCGGGAATCAGTGTCTCTTACCTATCCCGCTTGGAATCCGGTGCGCGCGCACTCGATCGGCGCTCACTTGTTGTAGCACTTGCCGACGCCCTCGAAGTAGCTCCTAGCGAAATTACTACGCTCGCCCCAGCGGACCACCTTGAAGAAGATCAGTCGCTGGGACCGGTACGCTTGGCGCTATTGTCCGTGACTATGGATGAGCCAGACGGCGAAGTAGTTCCGGTGGATCTACTCACCGAACGCGCTGCACTTGCACTCGAAGCACAACGTCAATGCGACTATGTGAGCGTCGGCAGCAAACTTCCCATGCTGATCCGAGACCTCCATACAACATTGAAAACCGGTCGTCACGATAAAAAGGTTCTTCAACTACTAACCTTGACCCATGTACAGGGAACACAAGCATGGCTAGGCGACATCGGCGCGAATATGGACCTCGCCTGGCAGGCCGCAATGCTGGCGAAGCAGGCTGCCGAACGAGCGGATGACCCATTGACGCATGCCGTAAGTGCGTTCGGCACGGCTTTCGGCTTGATGGGTGCCGGCGCGTTCGATCTCGCTTCGAAAGCACTCGCTGTGCCAAACCTCGGCACAGCCTCTGTCGAGGCAGCACAAGCTACGGGAATGCTCACGCTCGCATCGTCCCTAGTGGCTGCCGCCCGCAAGGACCACTCGGAGCGCATGGCCGCGATCGAACATGCGGCAGATCTTGCGAAGTACACCGGGGAAGGCAATGCACTGTGGTTCGGTTTCGGCCCCAGCAATGTGGGCGTGTGGCGGATGTCCATCGCGCTCGAAGCGGGCGACTACGCCGAGGCTGCTCGCATCGCAACGATAGTCGACCCGAATGCCCTTCCTTCTCCTACAAGGAAGTCCGCGTATTGGCGTGAGTACGGACGGGCACTGGCACGACTTCCTCGTCGGCAGGATGACGCCGTGATGGCCCTCCGTCGGGCGGAGCGCATCTCACCGGCGCGCATCCACCGCCACCCGTTCATGCGTTCGGTACTGGCGGAACTGTTGACGAAGGCCAAGCGGGACGCGGTAAGTCGCGAGCTTCGCGGCATGGCATACCGCGCCGGCCTGCCTGTTTAA
- a CDS encoding tetratricopeptide repeat protein — MTLAHRVLGAPARTLWTILRTTPCPDLGLGAVRAVLPEHAPAGVDAAPAELAATGLLHRGGPPDAARFRVPDALRIERTADLEVTAAHLHVVEHHTARSAQASEAGESAFREPPGTTRSLPDRVAAGAWVEVEYGTVMACQRLAADLGYDDLVWGIGERLWIPLYSAGLFDAVLDSRRPAAAAAPRLEHPYASAARSRICWALLRPGRHDESVRAGEQAPALTVVFDHSRPNTMAWSQPERAHHSTGAPDLALNCPERAEAEDTSPMATGRRRRHRGEVRRTTGDLAEAESDFRIALELIGSTPRPRLPETTRVLVLLAEALVEQHRAREAVEESGEAVSLRAPDADALYLAEVAPHLGHALLACDDRAAAATGYLRAAGLFDRAGHPQRVDDARTRHHAIGRAK; from the coding sequence ATGACTTTGGCTCATCGCGTCCTCGGCGCCCCCGCCCGCACCCTGTGGACGATCCTGCGTACCACCCCCTGCCCCGACCTGGGTCTCGGCGCAGTCCGCGCCGTGCTGCCCGAGCACGCTCCGGCAGGCGTCGACGCGGCGCCGGCCGAATTGGCGGCCACCGGCCTGCTGCACCGCGGCGGTCCGCCCGACGCTGCCCGGTTCCGGGTGCCCGACGCGCTGCGCATCGAGCGCACCGCCGACCTGGAGGTCACCGCCGCGCACCTCCACGTGGTCGAGCACCACACGGCCCGGTCGGCCCAGGCGTCGGAGGCCGGCGAGTCCGCCTTCCGCGAACCACCCGGTACCACCAGATCGCTGCCCGACCGGGTTGCTGCGGGTGCTTGGGTCGAAGTCGAGTACGGCACCGTCATGGCCTGTCAGCGGCTGGCTGCCGATCTCGGGTACGACGACCTGGTGTGGGGCATCGGCGAACGGCTGTGGATCCCCCTGTACTCCGCCGGACTGTTCGACGCCGTCCTGGACAGCCGGCGGCCGGCCGCCGCGGCGGCCCCTCGCCTGGAACACCCCTACGCCTCGGCCGCCCGCTCGCGGATCTGCTGGGCGCTACTGCGGCCGGGACGCCACGACGAGTCTGTGCGGGCCGGTGAGCAGGCGCCAGCCTTGACGGTCGTGTTCGACCACTCCCGGCCGAACACGATGGCCTGGTCGCAACCGGAGCGCGCCCACCACAGCACCGGCGCGCCCGACCTCGCGCTGAACTGCCCGGAACGCGCCGAAGCCGAGGACACCTCGCCGATGGCCACGGGCCGGCGTCGGCGGCACAGGGGCGAGGTACGCCGCACGACCGGTGACCTGGCCGAGGCGGAATCGGACTTCCGCATCGCGCTGGAGCTGATCGGCTCCACCCCGCGGCCACGGCTTCCGGAGACCACCAGGGTGCTGGTGCTGCTCGCCGAGGCCCTCGTCGAGCAGCACCGCGCCCGCGAGGCCGTCGAGGAGTCGGGCGAGGCGGTGTCGCTGCGCGCCCCGGACGCCGACGCCCTCTACCTGGCGGAGGTCGCACCGCACCTCGGCCACGCCCTGCTCGCCTGCGACGACCGGGCCGCTGCGGCGACCGGCTATCTGCGTGCCGCCGGGCTGTTCGACCGCGCGGGCCACCCGCAGCGGGTCGACGACGCCCGCACCCGCCACCACGCGATCGGCAGGGCGAAGTGA
- a CDS encoding NB-ARC domain-containing protein, which translates to MKSDPTEGDRLDGIVHGSAVQTDSTDVLDFHVPTASATAVPWQLPSGTRVFTDREHERERLGFLLPTSDDADAAVAGVGPVVVGLHGPAGIGKTALAVRWLSEQRDRFPDGLLHARFDAGGPAHARNPDSVLTGFLLALGVAQHALPAEPERRIALYRALTADRALGVLLDDVGEVEQVMPLVPGGSRCVLVVTSRRPLSGLIEQGAWPHQVAALSRDDGMALFEGIAGPDRVHADVQAAAALVGLCGGRPLGIAVLAANAALHPAVPLADVAADLAQDPLDTLVREDDVVERAVRADYEGLQPLCRALFRMIGVQPVSRFTLPMLLALLVPSHGQPPPGRDVEVAGEQQSDPVSRSRSRRAAQVRRVLDGLVAAHLLTHHPDENPAATDDVMDPMGTAGPTWEIDAVPHRLARQFAETADAEDVRLAALVRVVDLVLWPALHAADLAVTPYRRRTPYPGTSGSRPGEAAAFVDRAAALAWLERHVDAVAAYAGALHAAGGHRRAWHLVDALWPLWLHRKDYTLRLELDALGLRAAHACGDEAAQAEMLTRIGLAQTSLRAFDEAAKALKAALGLRLALRDRWGEADCRDALGLYHKAVGDIDHAGDQFRLAARQYQAVGALREQALINHQLGVLYLDTGRPHLAQVQLSRTLDEFAALPQPDEYNALRTRIDLARAHLGLRQYHDARALAVAVVGGMARLANPVEHTRALEVLAEIAHATGDPVYPHRLADALALYESVNSPHADRVRKLLATTDAPAAAMSDGDRTVGDPQAQRP; encoded by the coding sequence ATGAAGTCAGATCCCACCGAAGGCGACCGGTTGGACGGAATCGTCCACGGCTCGGCGGTCCAGACGGACAGCACCGACGTGCTCGATTTCCACGTCCCGACCGCGAGTGCCACGGCGGTTCCGTGGCAGCTGCCGTCGGGAACGCGGGTGTTCACCGACCGGGAGCACGAGCGCGAGCGCTTGGGTTTCCTGCTGCCCACGAGCGACGACGCCGATGCTGCCGTGGCGGGTGTGGGCCCGGTGGTTGTGGGTCTGCACGGCCCGGCCGGGATCGGGAAGACCGCGCTGGCGGTGCGGTGGCTCTCGGAGCAGCGTGACCGGTTCCCCGATGGGCTGCTGCACGCCCGGTTCGACGCCGGTGGACCGGCTCACGCCCGCAACCCGGACTCCGTGCTCACCGGTTTCCTGCTCGCGTTGGGTGTTGCGCAGCACGCGCTGCCCGCCGAGCCGGAGCGCCGCATCGCGCTGTACCGGGCCCTGACCGCGGACCGGGCGTTGGGCGTGCTGCTCGACGATGTCGGCGAGGTCGAGCAAGTGATGCCGCTGGTGCCCGGCGGGTCGCGCTGCGTGCTGGTGGTCACCAGCCGTCGCCCGCTGAGCGGGTTGATCGAACAGGGCGCGTGGCCGCACCAGGTCGCGGCCCTGAGTCGGGATGACGGGATGGCCCTGTTCGAGGGCATCGCCGGACCCGACCGCGTGCACGCCGACGTCCAGGCCGCCGCCGCGCTCGTCGGGCTGTGCGGCGGGCGTCCGCTGGGCATCGCGGTGCTGGCCGCGAACGCCGCGCTGCACCCGGCCGTGCCGCTGGCCGACGTGGCGGCCGACCTCGCCCAAGACCCGCTGGACACCCTCGTTCGGGAGGACGACGTCGTGGAACGTGCCGTGAGGGCGGACTATGAAGGTCTGCAGCCTCTCTGCCGGGCGCTGTTCCGCATGATCGGCGTCCAACCGGTCAGCCGCTTCACCCTGCCGATGCTGCTCGCGCTGCTCGTCCCCTCCCACGGGCAGCCGCCACCGGGGCGGGACGTCGAGGTCGCGGGCGAGCAGCAGTCGGACCCGGTCAGCCGGTCACGCTCGCGTCGGGCCGCGCAGGTGCGTCGCGTGCTCGACGGCCTCGTCGCCGCCCACCTGCTGACCCACCACCCGGACGAGAACCCGGCGGCCACCGACGACGTCATGGACCCGATGGGAACGGCCGGGCCTACGTGGGAGATCGACGCGGTTCCGCACCGCCTCGCCCGCCAGTTCGCCGAGACTGCCGATGCCGAGGATGTGCGGCTCGCCGCGCTGGTGCGGGTGGTCGACTTGGTGCTGTGGCCGGCGCTGCACGCCGCCGACCTGGCCGTGACGCCCTACCGGCGTCGCACTCCCTACCCGGGCACATCCGGCAGCCGGCCCGGCGAGGCAGCGGCCTTCGTCGACCGTGCGGCCGCGTTGGCCTGGTTGGAGCGTCACGTCGACGCCGTCGCCGCCTACGCCGGTGCTCTGCACGCGGCGGGTGGGCATCGGCGGGCCTGGCACCTGGTCGACGCGCTGTGGCCGCTGTGGCTGCACCGCAAGGACTACACGCTGCGGCTGGAGTTGGACGCGCTCGGGCTGCGCGCCGCCCATGCCTGCGGCGACGAGGCGGCGCAGGCGGAGATGCTCACGCGGATCGGGTTGGCGCAGACCTCGCTGCGTGCCTTCGACGAGGCCGCCAAGGCGCTCAAGGCGGCTTTGGGATTGCGGCTGGCGCTGCGGGACCGGTGGGGTGAGGCGGACTGCCGCGATGCCCTGGGGCTCTACCACAAGGCAGTCGGCGACATCGACCACGCCGGTGACCAGTTCCGGCTCGCGGCCCGGCAGTACCAGGCGGTCGGGGCGTTGCGCGAGCAGGCCCTGATCAACCACCAGCTCGGTGTGCTCTACCTCGACACGGGCCGACCCCACCTCGCGCAGGTCCAGCTGTCACGCACTCTCGACGAGTTCGCCGCGCTGCCGCAGCCCGACGAGTACAACGCGCTGCGCACCCGTATCGACCTGGCCCGCGCCCACCTGGGTCTGCGCCAGTACCACGATGCCCGTGCCTTGGCCGTTGCGGTCGTCGGCGGGATGGCACGACTGGCCAACCCCGTGGAGCACACCCGTGCCCTGGAAGTTCTCGCCGAGATCGCCCACGCCACCGGCGACCCGGTCTACCCGCACCGGCTCGCCGACGCTCTCGCCTTGTACGAGTCGGTCAACTCCCCGCACGCGGACCGGGTGCGGAAGCTCCTGGCCACTACCGACGCCCCCGCTGCGGCCATGTCCGACGGCGATCGGACTGTCGGGGACCCGCAGGCGCAGCGGCCGTGA